One Stratiformator vulcanicus genomic window, CCGAAGATGAGAATCATCTCGGCGGTCCAGCGCCCGATGCCACGGACGCTGACGAGTGCTTTCATCGCTTCTGCGTCGGGCATCTCCCACAGCGAATCCATCGGCAGCGAGCCGGCCTGCACGGCCTCGGCGGCGGACACGATGTAACTGGCACGAGCATTGGTCATGCCGGCACTGCGGACTTGATCGACTCCGAGCTTCGTGATCGTCGCGGGATCGAATCGCTCTTTGCCGGTCTGCTCGAGCAACCGGGCTGCGACGGTGCGGGCGCCTTTCATCGAGACCTGTTGCGAGACGATCACCCTCACGAGCAGGTCGAACAAGTCATCGTGAAGGGAGAGGCGGAATGGACCGACCTCGGCGATGAGTTGCTTCAACTCAAAGGAGGTGCCGCGCAGGTGCCGCAGGCCGCGACGGACTTCAACGGTGGGCCAGCGCCGAGGGGCATCGGAGTCGAGAGTTACATTCCGCGATGCCACAATTTGTTATCCATCAAAGCTCGTATTCCGCCAAAGTGACCTCGCGCCGCTTCCCGTGCAATCGGATGATCGGCGCTTTTAAGAGGACAAGCCGCGCACGAAGTAAGCGGATACTCGTCGTTGATCCGCTTACTTCGTGCGCGGCTTATTGGCATCTATAGCGGACGGGTTCATTATTTTATGCGCGGCTTGTTGGAATGATTTGCTGATGGATCAATGCCGCCAGAGGCCGCGGTGGATGGGGACGCCTTTTTCGCGTGCTTTGCGTTCGAAACTCGTCTGGTAGTCGAGTTCGTGTTCGGGCGGGCGTTCGTCGGGCGGGGGCAGCTGTTCGAAGCGGTCATCGTGATTCATCAAGCCGGAGATGACTTCAAAATACTCGGGCACGTCGGTCCAAGAATGGACCAGTCCGCCGGGTTTGACGACACGATCGAGCAGGTCGACGAACACGTCGTCGAAGAGCCGGCGATGGCGTTGCTTCTGCTTCCACC contains:
- a CDS encoding DNA-3-methyladenine glycosylase family protein; amino-acid sequence: MASRNVTLDSDAPRRWPTVEVRRGLRHLRGTSFELKQLIAEVGPFRLSLHDDLFDLLVRVIVSQQVSMKGARTVAARLLEQTGKERFDPATITKLGVDQVRSAGMTNARASYIVSAAEAVQAGSLPMDSLWEMPDAEAMKALVSVRGIGRWTAEMILIFGLGRTDVFPPGDLGVRNAIGRVFDYSASPPPKECEVLAEQWRPYRTLATWYLWRLADIDDRAAAELEVYPV